One region of Culex pipiens pallens isolate TS chromosome 2, TS_CPP_V2, whole genome shotgun sequence genomic DNA includes:
- the LOC120415479 gene encoding uncharacterized protein LOC120415479 — protein sequence MASAIRNYFGGFTARVRFRYRKFMHFSTETDCFAHLRCLCCFFAMDGQRSLRWILVLAILTVPMAFFAYQIAVGDALISISYYVISLVFNVITLLKMTLIRLSFDKTRTLMDYFNEHVFHRDDPWCHRIRRRTYFTTWKIFGAMLTYVLLTALFYLSTTHPSSHYIGLDRTEVTWIHVLLVQIVAGCTLLHLVIYSVGILLISFLMHWFQTELEIMANAFEKVFHGECPRKVLGRNVLRRARLQREEVRWTGIERRLVYCISRHGEFVELNKLLRGIAQPIFFSLGFYIVTTISTLIFVTIIDGIFNLLAIVHVAAVIAEFYYYAHLVDELEDKRHMIARAIYEQNWPEQMVYSNRVAKHYKSVRTMIVTVIMFAQRPFRISCGGMYKMTVPVFTTMIETIYFAVTFLIRTVKIQR from the exons ATGGCTTCTGCAATTCGCAACTACTTTGGAGGATTTACGGCAAGGGTGCGCTTTCGTTACAGAAAGTTCATGCACTTTTCCACCGAAACGGATTGTTTTGCCCACCTAAGATGCCTGTGTTGCTTCTTCGCTATGGACGGGCAACGGAGTCTGCGTTGGATTTTGGTTCTGGCGATCCTCACCGTTCCGATGGCCTTCTTCGCCTACCAAATTGCCGTTGGTGACGCGTTGATCAGTATCAGCTACTACGTGATCTCGTTGGTGTTCAACGTGATAACCCTGCTCAAGATGACCCTGATCAGGTTGTCCTTCGACAAGACCCGAACCCTGATGGACTACTTCAACGAGCACGTTTTTCACCGGGATGATCCGTGGTGTCACCGAATTCGTCGCCGGACCTACTTCACCACGTGGAAGATTTTCGGGGCAATGCTAACCTACGTGCTTCTAACCGCGCTGTTCTACCTCAGTACGACCCATCCTTCGAGCCATTACATCGGCCTTGATCGTACAGAGGTGACCTGGATTCACGTGCTGCTCGTCCAAATCGTGGCCGGTTGCACGCTACTGCACCTGGTCATCTATTCGGTGGGCATTTTGCTGATTTCGTTTCTGATGCACTGGTTCCAAACCGAGCTGGAGATTATGGCCAACGCGTTCGAGAAGGTCTTCCACGGCGAGTGTCCCCGGAAGGTGCTGGGGAGGAATGTGCTTAGGAGGGCTCGGTTGCAACGTGAGGAGGTTCGCTGGACTGGAATTGAGCGCCGGTTGGTGTACTGCATCAGTCGGCACGGGGAGTTTGTGGA ATTAAACAAACTACTCCGCGGAATTGCGCAGCCCATATTCTTCTCGCTTGGCTTCTACATCGTGACCACTATCTCAACGCTGATCTTCGTGACCATCATCGACGGTATCTTCAACTTGCTCGCCATCGTCCACGTGGCCGCCGTGATCGCCGAGTTCTACTACTACGCCCATCTCGTTGATGAGCTGGAGGACAAG CGCCACATGATCGCCAGGGCCATCTACGAGCAGAACTGGCCGGAACAGATGGTCTACTCGAACCGGGTGGCCAAGCACTACAAAAGCGTCCGGACGATGATCGTGACGGTGATCATGTTCGCGCAGCGCCCCTTCCGCATCTCCTGCGGTGGGATGTACAAGATGACGGTTCCCGTGTTTACCACCATGATCGAGACGATCTACTTCGCGGTGACGTTCCTGATCCGGACCGTCAAAATTCAACGTTAA
- the LOC120415477 gene encoding chitinase domain-containing protein 1 codes for MKFFAGVVLLGLATVQLTGATLSPSDIKNKGKKVKELKTKQGPQATSVFERGLVQQEPSAKDILVENAAYHEETSLKNFNGKVLGYVTPWNNHGYDVAKIWGSKFNYVSPVWLQVLRKGPKQYELGGAHDIDAGWVKDVKKAGQSIGNKVVPRILFDKFTDKDFSQLLTYSEERTVAARLIVDTVRRYRFDGIVLEVWSQLAARVDDEFLVGLVREICQTLTEGGFECILVIPPARKETYDLFSKRHFETLVPVVSAFSLMTYDYSTVQRPGANGPLYWVKNAVQHICPDSAENLKEKRAKILLGLNLYGSDYTPNGGQPIIGHEYLALLKHLKGHLTFDEHDVENFFEVKTSNGRHMVFYPTLFSINERLKLARELGTGISLWELGQGLDYFYDLF; via the exons ATGAAGTTTTTCGCGGGAGTCGTTCTACTAGGCTTGGCTACCGTTCAGCTAACCGGTGCAACTCTATCGCCGTCCGACATTAAAAACAAGGGCAAGAAGGTGAAGGAATTGAAGACTAAGCAGGGTCCTCAGGCGACCAGCGTATTCGAGCGGGGTCTCGTTCAGCAGGAACCATCAGCCAAAGACATACTGGTGGAGAATGCTGCCTACCACGAGGAGACTTCGCTGAAGAACTTCAACGGAAAGGTGCTGGGCTACGTAACCCCG TGGAACAATCACGGCTATGACGTGGCCAAAATCTGGGGTTCAAAGTTCAACTATGTGTCGCCGGTTTGGCTGCAGGTGCTGCGAAAGGGACCGAAACAGTACGAACTGGGAGGAGCCCACGACATCGACGCTGGCTGGGTGAAGGATGTGAAGAAGGCTGGCCAATCGATCGGCAATAAAG TCGTCCCGCGCATCCTGTTCGACAAGTTCACCGACAAGGACTTCTCCCAGCTGCTGACGTACAGCGAGGAACGCACCGTCGCTGCCCGGCTCATCGTGGACACCGTCCGGCGGTACCGTTTCGACGGCATCGTGCTCGAGGTTTGGTCCCAGCTGGCGGCCCGCGTCGATGACGAGTTTCTGGTCGGACTGGTGCGGGAaatctgccaaacgttgaccgAGGGTGGCTTTGAGTGTATTTTGGTGATTCCACCGGCGCGGAAGGAAACGTACGATCTGTTTTCGAAACGGCATTTTGAAACGCTGGTGCCGGTCGTGAGTGCGTTCTCGTTGATGACCTACGACTACTCGACGGTGCAGCGACCCGGGGCGAATGGTCCGCTGTACTGGGTGAAGAATGCGGTTCAGCACATTTGTCCGGATTCGGCGGAAAATTTGAAGGAAAAGAGAGCCAAGATATTGCTGGGATTGAACCTATATGGCAGTGATTATACTCCAAACGGGGGACAGCCGATCATTGGACATGAATATCTGGCGTTGCTGAAGCACTTGAAGGGTCATTTGACCTTTGACGAGCACGATGTGGAGAACTTCTTCGAAGTCAA aACATCAAACGGTCGCCACATGGTATTCTACCCAACGTTGTTCTCCATTAACGAGCGGCTCAAGCTGGCTCGGGAACTTGGCACCGGAATTTCGCTCTGGGAGCTCGGCCAAGGCTTAGATTACTTTTACGATCTTTTCTAG